Genomic segment of Pochonia chlamydosporia 170 chromosome 1, whole genome shotgun sequence:
ACGACAAGATCTGGCCGGGAGGCGCATAGCTCCCGTGGCCGTTGTCGACAAGGTTTTTGTTGGCAGAGGAGCTTGTATGTTGGtttgttgaagctgccaacGTCACTCCCACCCAGCTTTCTATGGTGTGCTGtaaccagactccagtccGACGGCCCACttgcaacagcagcaccaggcTCCTCTCACCAAAACGCTGGCACATGCATATACGAAGTACACAATCAAACAGCAAATTATTGCTTTGGGACCTACAACTTTGGCTGGGTGACATTTTCATAGGAGCTTCAGTCCTCTTTGAAACGATTGGTATTTCAAACATCCCTCTATGTACAAAATACATCGAACCCATTTCGCTGTAAATTGCTATGCTATGCTTTATATGTTGGCACTCCAACGCCTCGGGAAATACAATGTCTAAAGAGCAAGCCACCACCCCGTCTTGTATGTCCATTGTCTTCGAAACCTCACACAGCTTGACTATATCCACTGCCCAAACGCCTTTTCCCATACTTCAAGTATTTGCGCAACTCATCCGCCCAGAACACTGAGCTGCAAAGGACAATAAGCCTAAACAGGTCGCCAAGCCCAATTGCTTCTGTCTGGAAGACCTCTTGGAGCCAAGGCATGTATATCACTAGCAGTTGGCAGACAACACTGAGTGACACCGCCCAGTTAAACAAGTTATTTGCGAATAGGCCTATTTCGCCTCGGAAAATAGACTTGGATTCTGACCGGCAGCTGAGTGCGTTAAACATATCAAAGAAAACGAAGCACGTAAAAGTCATGGTTGTGTCTCTTCGTGTTACTTGGCCATCTGCTAGCATCTCGTGGCTATATATCAACATGGTGCCGATCATGATGATAGCAGCGGATGTAAGCACGCGCATAAGAACCGCCTTGGTAAGCACCGCGTCGTTACGTCTTCTTGGTGGTCTGTTCATCACATCGGGATCAACcttttcaacaccaagagaCTGAGCTGGAGGACCGTCCATGATGATATCTAAAACAGTGTTAATATTAACAGCAAAAGGGATATTAATAAGGCAGATACGTACTAATCCACAAGATTTGCATGGCATTGAGCGGTGTCTTGAATCCAAAAAAAGTACACAGGAGGACAAGAGACAAGCTGGCTGCGCTGGTGCTGAGCTGGAAGGTAAGGAAATTCTGAATATTGTTGAAAATTCCCTTGCCTTCCTCGATGGCGCGCAAAATGGTCGAGAAGTCGTCGTCTGTCAGGATCATGTCTGCGGCTTCCTTGGCGACATCAGTTCCGTGACGGCCCATCGAAATGCCAATGTCAGCCTTCTTCAAAGCAGGCGCATCGTTGACTCCATCCCCAGTCATGGCGACAATATCGCCACGCGACTGCAGGGCTCGGATAATCTTCATCTTATGGTCCGGATTAGTTCTGGCGAAGATGGTCGTGTGTTGCATAGCCAGAGCAAGGTCGTCTTCTGACATATTGTCCACCTCGTCTCCTCGAAGCACAGGTCGCACTGTCCCTTGACTGGTCGTATGCTCACTGGCCACGGCTATGTTCATGCCCAATTGCTTCCCAATAGCTAGGGCTGTAGTTTCGGCATCACCAGTAATCATAATTACCTTCACTCCACCTCTCATCAGCCTCCTGATGGCACGGCTAACTCCCGGTCTTGGTGGGTCACTCATGCCGACCAGACCGGCAAACATCAGATCCCTATAGACATCTTCATGGGCCTCTGGAAGTGAACTGCCGTTGTGATCTGAACCAGGTGTACCCGTGCGCGACGGTCCATATCCCGATCTTCCTTTAAATGACCTGGAAACAGGGCCGCTGGCAAAAGCGAGAACACGGAGGCCCTTTGTGGCCATTTTGTGTGCGGCTGCTAGAGCCTCTTGGCGTCTATTTGAGTCGAGGACAATCTCCCTTCCATCTTTATCCAGGTACGTACCACATGCAGCGAGAACCTTCTCAATGGCACCTTTCATATATGCGTGTTCTTTTTCGCCTTTGGAATCGGAGCCTATGGTGACTCCCATCCACTTCCTCTCGGAGCTGAAGGGCGTTTCAGTGACCCGCGGTCCAATGGAGTCACGAACATCGTATTCCTTGAACTTATCAAGCATGTCCAACATTGCGACATCTGTCGGTTGGCCGACCCATCTGGTATTCGTCGCTACCTGTCCGCGCCCCATCGTAGAAGACAAAACAGCAGAAGCGGCAGCGCCACTTTCGGTGTACTTCTGGGCAAGGCGCGCATTATTGGCGATATTTCCAATGCGCATGATTCTTAAGGCTGTGGGTGCGGCCTTGTCATCCATCGAATCAGCGTCAGAGGTAACGTCGACCGGATCTCCGGCTCCAAAATACCACATTTCAGAAGTTGTCATATGATTCGTAGTCAGCGTGCCTAGATATAGATGATTAGCTGCGTTTATGGgtttctctcctcctcaaaGGCAACACTTACCGGTCTTGTCGGTGCAGACCACATTAACAGAGCCCAGAGTCTCCACCTTGGGCATCCTGCGGACAATTGCATTGTGTCTTGCCATTCGATGGACCCCTAGAGCTAGAGTGACCGTTACAATGATTGGGAGGCCTTCCGGGATAGCAGCGACAGCTAGTGAAATAGAAATTGTGAAGATTTCCAACAACTTCTTGCCTTGCAACCAGCCAACGAACGAAATGAGACCAATGACAACAAAAGATGCTTTGCTGAGTTGGGTGCCAAGGTCGTCCATTGACAGCTGGAGCGGCGAGCGAGGGCTTTCAGTACCAGAAACGCTAGTCGCAATGGTTCCGAAATGCGTACTGCCGCCAGTCGCGAACACAACGCCCTGCCCATGACCAGATGTAACTAAAGTTCCCATGTATGCAATATTGTGTGTTTCACTACCAGTATCACCACTGTGATTCTCCCCAGACCCAATTGTCGGCGGTTGAGGGAGCTGAAGATGGTTCAGTCCGTGTGTGTTCACACGGCGTGATCGTGCCTCGGTGGTTATTCGAACAGGCTCCGTCTCTCCCGTCAGGTTGGATGCATCTATCGTCAAATCGGCGGCTTTGGTCACACGAATGTCGGCAGGGATCCGGTCGCCAGTTGTGAACAAAACCAAGTCGCCAACCACTAGCTGTCCGGCCATTACTTTGGTCGATACTGCATCCATGGTTTCCTCAATCGGTGTCTTGGACCCGACACTACCAGTCGAGTCAGGGTCATCAGATGGTGGCGGCCAGACAGGAGATTTGGGAATGGTAGCTGATGGTTTGCTGGTTCCCCCACGAACCAGGTGAGCATGGTTTGGCACCAAATGATTCAGAGCCTCAATCGATTTTTCTGATCGGTATTCTTGAATGAATCCAACCGTCACTACGATTGTCACAGCGACTGTGATGCTCACTGCGTCATCCAAGTTGCCCAGCAGTACAGACATGCCGGCCGacacaagaagcagaagtaTTAGAGGTTCTTGGAATTGCTTCACGAATCGCAACCAAAGCGGTTCTGGTTCTTCGTGAGGTATCTCGTTCGGCCCATAATCGCCCAGTCGGGTCAGGGCATCCGTCGCGGTGAGCCCATGTGTCAATGACGTTCTTAGCCGCGCTGCCGCTTCGCTCGGGGTCATGTACGAGAATTCGTCTGCGACGCCCTTGACGAGAGTTAGCCACATAACAGTCCCGGAATTGAGGTGTCAGGAGCTACATACCCTGGCGTGTGACGACGTAGTTCGCGCATGATGTGGACGAACTGGCTTACCGTTTTCTGGCGGATCGAATGTCGACATCTCTGTAATGGTAGGGATGTCCGAGGTTGGGAGCAGAGGCTCCTTACCTGAGCCGTCGCGTGCCATCCATGgtatctgcattgtcacGCTCGAAGAGTCGGTGTTCTCAGTGTGGATAGAGCATGGAGATGTCTAGATGGATGGCAAACGGATCCTCGCCGTCATGGGGAATGATTTCTGGCAAACGCCCACGTCCCTCGCATACACAACCACGCAATGCGTGAACTCGTTGACAccaaggcaaagatgaaaGCAAACCAACGCTGCGAGGGCAGTGGAATAGAGAGAATTGAAAAAACTCGCCCTTGGTGATGGATAGACGAGGGCAAAGAAATTCGCAATGAGTGTTGTCTGTGGACTATCGCGTACCGAAGGGTGGATTTCCAGTCCAGGAACTTGAAATCGTTCTGTCCAGGGGCGTTTTCCCACTGAGAACAGATCTGGATGTAACTTCGGAGAGTGGATCCCGCTGCCGTCAGCCAATGCTTCGTGACCCAATCATAACCCGCGTTCTGCATCATTTCATGGTCGCGTCCCCTGCGCGGGTTTGCATGCACTTGATGGCGCATGCACAAAATGATAGGGATAACGGTATGTAGTCCCCAAAAACAGGTGGCTTGTtgcaaagaacaagaatTTGAATCTGATATAGTAAAAAGCTGTGGTCCAAGATCATATTCCACGCATGTACGACAGGGACAAACCCAGAACCTCAGATGTCCTCCTAGTATACTTTGTAGCCATAACTAGTGGTTATTTGGTGCTTAAGAGTTTGTCCTTTTTTGCTTGGCTCCCACAAGGCATATATTAATAGAACTTGCGAGTTCGCCGCGGATTGGCAAGCCTGTCCAACACGATATTAATTCCAATGGCAGCTGCAGAACatgctgaagatgttgcACATCCATGTACCTTTGTACCCTGGCTCCTCGCCTGGTGCTGAATGCATCCGAGTTCCCAGATGGGTTAGCCGATCCACTTTTATTGTTGTCCCCGTAGTGATGATGCGGAAGGAGCGTTCTTCCGTGGTCTGCAGAGGGACGTTGCTTCCCCCCAACCACCTGGTTATTTCCACTGGTACCAGTCCACTCCTGCCCAGCAGGAACCGTCACGACCTTCACATCGACGCTCATTTATCGCACCGTTCGCCATCGCCCTTGGTCGCGGACACGCACACTCAGCTCGTGTGATTATCTCGCTTTGCTCTACTGTTTTGCGCGGCAATATTTTGCACATTGGAATCTGCCGACACGAGTTATATTTCTTGTTTACCCGCACAACGCGACGTCGCCGGTAGTGTTTACACGAAGCTTTCTCGACACCGCCACCTCCGCTCCCCCTTCACCATCTCAGCGGGCTCGCGTAAAAACACCAGCTGCTTGCTCGCTTCGAGCCATTCGAGTAGTCCTGTCGCGTCGCGAAAAGCGCCATCATGTTCTACTCGGAGACGCTCCTCCAGAAGAGCGGGCCTCTGGCTCGCGTCTGGCTGTCCGCCAACTTGGAGCGCAAGTTGTCCAAAAACCACATCCTGCAATCCAATGTTACAGACAGTGTTGAGGCTATTATCACACCGAATCAGGCGCCCATGGCTCTGCGCTTGAGCGGTCAGCTTTTGCTCGGTGTCGTGAGAATATATCAACGAAAGACGCGTTATTTGCTAGATGACTGCAATGAAGCGATGATGAAGATCAAGATGGTACGTCCTTTGCTTTTGAACATGAATATGGTGCATGCTTGTGAAGAGCGCTAACTAACATCGCGACGATAGGCGTTCCGGTCCAGTGGAAACAATGACATGGCGGCTAATTTGCAAATGCCAAACCGCGAggccttgcttttgcctGACCGAATTACACCCTATGACAACCTCGAACTGCCTCCGCCCCCTGATGCATCATGGCTTTTGTCGCAAGTCGACGACATCACTGCCACCCCAGTTGGTCGTAAAGGCCGCCCGAGCAACAACAGAGATATCAATCTGCAAGAGGATATTGAAGTCAGTCAGTTTTTGCATGGCACCGACAATGCAGATGATACCTTTGCACCTATTGGCGATTTGGAACTGGACCTCGATTTCGGCCTTAACATGGACGACGGAAGCCAAAGTATTGAACAGGGTCGAGATGCCCCGGCACCTCGGGACGTTGAAGACGATATGCTGAGTGACCTGGATGTCATGACGCACAATAAAGATGCGACTGATTTTGGTGAACCACCTGTCCGAATTGCCGACGGAGAGGGAGATATCGCGATGGGAGACGATTTCGgtttcaacattgacgacCAGTCCGCCCTGCCGGGCATGGCTTCGAATGCAAATCTGCACCGTGGGAGAATATCGGAGTCCCCGCTATCCGACATTGACGAGAGGCTAGCACAAGAGATTGAGACGGAATACTCACGTCACAATCATACCGATCTCTACGAGCCAACAGAGGATACAGAACACACCATTGTTCGCAGACCCGCTCAACGcgcaaagaagcagaagatcATGATGCCTGATGAGGAGATTGCCCTGTCAAGTAGTCATATCAAACAGCAACAGGCCGACCGACAGAACATTATTAAGCCTGCTTCTTTCCTTCCTCGGGATCCTTTCCTCCTAGCTTTGATGGACATGCAAAAAACTGGCGGATTTGTCTCGTCAATCATGACTGAGGGTCGCAGCTCAGCTTGGGCCCCAGAGCTTCGAGGCATGCTCACACTGGATGCTGTGCGAGGCATGAGCGAACTCAAGAGAAAACGAGACAGCGGCATTGCTGATGTGGATAGCGACGTTGGTGCCGCCAAGTCACCTCGCCTGGAGCTCGGAGATGACACTGACTTTGGCTTTGACGGTCATGGCATGGGCAACCAAAGCGTGGCAGCCGACGGCACTATTCTGGAAATTCCTGCCatgggcgacgatgatggtcACTTCGAACGCGAAGGTAGCCCAATGCACCCATTTGACGAGACGACGGCTCCCCTTGTTCATCCGCAAGACAGCGGCCCAGTTTCCGTCGGCACCAAACATGCCGTGCACATCCTTCGGGATTTGTTTGGAGCTGAAGCTGCCACGAACGctgagaagagaaagaagagctcTGTTGTCTTCCAGAACCTGCTCCCTGAGAAGCAGACCACCAAGGCGGAGGCCACCAAGATGTTCTTCGAGTGCCTTGTCCTTGCCACCAAAGATGCGATCAAAGTTGAACAAGGCCCTGAGTTGGGAGCACCCATCAGGGTCCGTGGAAAGAGAGGGCTATGGGGAGATTGGGCTGaacgagaagctggaggCGAGATATCGAACCAGAACGAGCCTGAGCCCGCGGCATTCAGCGCAACCGCAGTTGCCGTGGAGGCATAGAAACACAACCTGGCTGTTGTATGACACATCATTCTTGATTGAATCCTCTCATGACACGAAACAAAAAATAATTATGGTGTGGTATGTTGTCTGTGTGGACTACTAGGTTGGCTAGGATATTTTCACTGTGCGCTCGTGTATTATACTGGATTCGCACATTCTTGGGCATTGGCTTGTTGGACTACTCAGAAGGCGTTGCAGGCGTTGTTAGGAAGATACCATTGGTCGCGACAAGGTACAGCTGATCAGGGATGTTTACGAAGGGAGAGCAAAAtggtttgagcttgttgagcgAAATGGACTCGATAGAGAGGCTGGATTTGAGCTACTGTATGCTGCGTTTGGTGTGCGAAAGTGCTGGTTACGGGATGGCATTGATTCTAATTAGGTAGCTATTATTACAATTAAGTCAATAAGAAATTCATACTCCATGCTGTTTGCTTCCATGCGGATCATTATATATCCCTAGAGCTGGATTTTGTGAGGAAGACTTGTTCCAATACGCGTCAAACCAAGGTCGCCCATTTGAACGCGAGCATCAAAAATCCCACCCGAGTGACGCTCCTTGCTGCCCCGCCATTTTCACCCCACGTCGACAGTTCCATCATTAGGCACTTGAATAACATTCTCTCCGACAACAGGCACCAGCATTTCAACCCTTGCAATATCAACACCCAAGCCGCTTATAAATAATCTCAATCCAAGCATCTCTCCTCAAgacacatcaccacaatcCTCACTTCCTCAGAAAcactcttctccaacacacCATGCCTCCTCCATCGCAGCTCGCCATCGCAACCGGCGCCGTCACGAGGCTGCTCAGAGAAGAAGCCTCCTACCACAAGGAGCTAGCTGACCAGGAGGCACAAGTCAAGAAGCTAGAGGAGAGTATTCAGAATGGAGGgggcgacgacgacggcaacGCCGAGTTTATGCTGAAGCAGAATGTATGTTCCCGGTTTGGAGTCAGTGGTAGAAGGTACTCTTGTGTGCAGGAACTAATGCTGGCGCAGAAAACGGCCGTTGAGCAGACGAAAGCTGTCTTTGGGCCGTTGAAGGACAGGATTGCTGCTGCGGTGACCAAGTTGGAGGATCAGATTGCTTTGGCTGAGGAGGCGGGTGGTTCGGAGCACTTGGAGAGTGCGAAGAGTGTGCTTGCGCAGGCTAAGAGTAAGGCttgatgctgaggatgtACGGCTTGGAGTGGTAAAGGGGTGCTTTGGTGGAATAATTGGGAGTTTATCGTTGCTGCGTAGAAGATCACGAGAGGATATTACGATGTCCTAATTTGGTAGCTTGTGGTATCAAAGTTTCTATGGTATAAAATTACATGCCCCAGGGCAAAACGATTCGATAGGCCCGGCGTTTTACTCGTCAACTTCCATTCCatcctcgccatcttcattgtcctgtcctgtccttTCAGTCTCGTCTTGGTCCTCCATATCTACATCTCCAGCACCTTGGTCACTTTGATGTGAAGGCGTTGCTACACCTGGGACCTGTAGATGTTGTGTTGAGACTTGCGGTGCTGATGACGTTGAATCGGCCGGCGTTGCAGCGGCCTTGGATCCCATCTTCTCAGGCGCAGGCGTACCATCCAGAGGTGTGCGGTCCCTACTTGAAGCCGCACGGTTTATAACTCCATCCTCGTTCTCAACGTCCACATCGCCCTTCGGCTGCGTTTCGCCATCTGGGCGAGGTGTCGCGCCGCCGCTAGGTATTGGCCTAGGCGTCGTGCCCTCCCTCTCCCCGTCTGCCTcatcctctccttcttcattcATACCCTCTCGTCGATcgacttcttccttctcgTCGCGAATCTGCCGTCTCAGCATCATACCCTCTTCCATGATTCTGTTGAACTGTTCTCGGCGCTCGTTCCACGTCTCTTTATATGTTTCACTCTCTCGTTCCAGCTCCTTGCACTCTTCTTCCAGCTTAGCCAAATTGGCAAGCTGATCTTCCCGGGGCCGTAATAGTCTATTGGATGTAATCTTCTCTGCCAGTTCGTCGAATTTCTTGCGCTGTGCCAGCGTTGCTCGCATCGAGTCTAGCTGCTCCCGTAATTGTCCATTGTTTGCCCGGACTGATTGACATTCTGCTAAAATGCGCTCCTGGTCGGCCGCGTATCGCTCCCGCTCGCGTTGGTTGGCATCGTGAAGGAACTGGAGACGCGcaatgctgctgtcaaaAGCGGCAAAGTCGAGAGTGAGATCTTCTTTTAAGCTGTCATTGGCTGGAAGCTTTGCGGCATCGGCACCGTTTTGTGTTGATACATTGTATTGACTGGCTGTGGAGACGACGGAAGAGATGGTGGACAGGCGCTTGGTGATTCGTTTGAATGGCttttcttcaacattgagaaGACGGGATTTGTGAAGCTCGGCTTCGCTTTTGTCGTCGAGCAAATTCCAGGACGCCATGGTAAGGAGTTGTGGCCACAGGGAATGCGACTATCGCGTCATATAATTAGGTGTGACTTGCCAACAAGTAGCCCTTCTCAGAGCTATGCCTTGACCGTAGAGGAAAAGAGGGAGAGTGTGTCGCGAACTTGGTAATCTACGGCTCAATGGCTGTTGATGGAACGTCTGGTAAAGAGTGTTGCACAGCCTTGTCACAACTTCCAGTGTTCATTGGTCACTGGAGCAGATGCTATGGCTCCTCTTGGTGCCAGGACTAAATTTGGCTGACTAACCCACCAGAGAGCTGCACGGCACGTGTGCAGCCGCCACATGCCGTCATTCTTTCAAAAACATCCACCGGGCGCTTAACCCTTTTCTTTGTCATACAAACGCTCTCTAGCCTT
This window contains:
- a CDS encoding MCD1/ SCC1/Rad21 protein (similar to Sordaria macrospora k-hell XP_003345335.1); the encoded protein is MFYSETLLQKSGPLARVWLSANLERKLSKNHILQSNVTDSVEAIITPNQAPMALRLSGQLLLGVVRIYQRKTRYLLDDCNEAMMKIKMAFRSSGNNDMAANLQMPNREALLLPDRITPYDNLELPPPPDASWLLSQVDDITATPVGRKGRPSNNRDINLQEDIEVSQFLHGTDNADDTFAPIGDLELDLDFGLNMDDGSQSIEQGRDAPAPRDVEDDMLSDLDVMTHNKDATDFGEPPVRIADGEGDIAMGDDFGFNIDDQSALPGMASNANLHRGRISESPLSDIDERLAQEIETEYSRHNHTDLYEPTEDTEHTIVRRPAQRAKKQKIMMPDEEIALSSSHIKQQQADRQNIIKPASFLPRDPFLLALMDMQKTGGFVSSIMTEGRSSAWAPELRGMLTLDAVRGMSELKRKRDSGIADVDSDVGAAKSPRLELGDDTDFGFDGHGMGNQSVAADGTILEIPAMGDDDGHFEREGSPMHPFDETTAPLVHPQDSGPVSVGTKHAVHILRDLFGAEAATNAEKRKKSSVVFQNLLPEKQTTKAEATKMFFECLVLATKDAIKVEQGPELGAPIRVRGKRGLWGDWAEREAGGEISNQNEPEPAAFSATAVAVEA
- a CDS encoding Tubulin binding cofactor A (similar to Metarhizium robertsii ARSEF 23 XP_007820389.1), whose translation is MPPPSQLAIATGAVTRLLREEASYHKELADQEAQVKKLEESIQNGGGDDDGNAEFMLKQNKTAVEQTKAVFGPLKDRIAAAVTKLEDQIALAEEAGGSEHLESAKSVLAQAKSKA
- a CDS encoding Tho complex subunit 7/Mft1p (similar to Metarhizium robertsii ARSEF 23 XP_007820388.1), which translates into the protein MASWNLLDDKSEAELHKSRLLNVEEKPFKRITKRLSTISSVVSTASQYNVSTQNGADAAKLPANDSLKEDLTLDFAAFDSSIARLQFLHDANQRERERYAADQERILAECQSVRANNGQLREQLDSMRATLAQRKKFDELAEKITSNRLLRPREDQLANLAKLEEECKELERESETYKETWNERREQFNRIMEEGMMLRRQIRDEKEEVDRREGMNEEGEDEADGEREGTTPRPIPSGGATPRPDGETQPKGDVDVENEDGVINRAASSRDRTPLDGTPAPEKMGSKAAATPADSTSSAPQVSTQHLQVPGVATPSHQSDQGAGDVDMEDQDETERTGQDNEDGEDGMEVDE